The Candidatus Polarisedimenticolia bacterium genome window below encodes:
- the rplV gene encoding 50S ribosomal protein L22 — protein sequence MVSRATMRYLGSSAQKTRLVVDLIRGKRVEEALATLRVTKKGVAKDVSKVVASAVANARVKKEDVDVDRLFISRATVDGGPSLKRIRPAPMGRAFRILRRSCHITIELDEKGPAPAGAGR from the coding sequence ATGGTCTCGAGAGCAACGATGCGGTACCTGGGCAGCTCGGCGCAGAAGACGCGGCTGGTCGTCGATCTGATCCGCGGAAAGCGGGTCGAGGAGGCCCTCGCGACCCTGCGCGTGACGAAGAAGGGGGTCGCGAAAGACGTCTCCAAGGTGGTGGCGTCGGCGGTGGCCAACGCCCGGGTGAAGAAGGAGGATGTCGACGTCGATCGGCTGTTCATCAGCCGGGCGACGGTCGACGGCGGGCCGTCGCTCAAACGGATCCGGCCGGCCCCGATGGGGCGCGCCTTCCGGATCCTGCGCCGCTCGTGTCACATCACCATCGAACTGGACGAAAAGGGACCGGCTCCTGCCGGGGCCGGGAGGTAG